One Molothrus ater isolate BHLD 08-10-18 breed brown headed cowbird chromosome 30, BPBGC_Mater_1.1, whole genome shotgun sequence DNA segment encodes these proteins:
- the LOC118697214 gene encoding apolipoprotein F-like → PPPSASAMPQVLLFLPLLILSQAMAASIISPGLAGGDRALLAELAGLAEPIPPRAPGLPCQSLHPHHLPGFSRLPALPRGLARAALTLALLKAGCAPQAEAETLELARDVGTATAAALLRGLARVPGTPTPRPLALLLLRLALSPGGSACADPPVPGTEPPLNRDSAEPTPPPSREKRELPRVQPCGGAVRRRRREDEDACSPAGEREAHRVLEWVPGVSIFYNLGTSVYFAFQGCEATASTRALEAAEDLGYAGLAALTGGLGGPVAMGVQLGLQPGLKAGVRALIGYFTSAGEPSPVPTAHSGAVVIV, encoded by the coding sequence CCACCTCCCAGCGCCTCCGCCATGCCCCAGgttctgctcttcctccctctcctcatcctcagccaGGCCATGGCTGCGTCCATCATCAGCCCCGGGCTGGCTGGTGGTGACCGGGCGCTGCTGGCGGAGCTGgcggggctggcagagcccatcCCGCCGCGGGCACCGGGGCTACCGTGCCAAAGCCTTCATCCTCATCACCTCCCCGGCTTCTCCCGGCTGCCAGCGCTGCCCCGCGGGCTGGCCCGTGCTGCCCTGACCTTGGCACTGCTCAAAGCCGGCTGTGCCCCCCAGGCTGAGGCCGAGACGCTGGAGCTGGCACGGGATGTGGGCACCGCCACGGCCGCGGCGCTGCTGCGGGGGCTGGCGCGGGTACCGGGCACCCCAACCCCGCGGCCgctggcgctgctgctgctccggCTGGCGCTGAGCCCGGGGGGCTCTGCCTGTGCGGATCCTCCCGTGCCAGGCACGGAGCCGCCTCTGAACCGGGACAGCGCGGAGCCCACGCCACCCCCGAGCCGGGAAAAACGGGAATTGCCGCGGGTCCAACCGTGCGGCGGCGCCGTGCGGCGGCGCCGGCGGGAGGATGAGGATGCCTGCAGCCCGGCGGGGGAACGGGAAGCGCACCGGGTGCTGGAATGGGTACCGGGAGTCAGCATCTTCTACAACCTCGGCACCAGCGTCTACTTCGCCTTCCAGGGCTGTGAAGCCACGGCGTCCACTCGAGCGCTGGAAGCCGCCGAGGATTTGGGTTATGCCGGGCTGGCGGCGCTCACCGGCGGTTTGGGGGGTCCGGTGGCCATGggggtgcagctggggctgcagccggGCCTCAAGGCCGGTGTGAGGGCGCTCATCGGGTATTTCACCTCGGCCGGGGAGCCCTCGCCGGTGCCCACCGCGCACAGCGGCGCTGTGGTCATCGTCTGA
- the LOC118697215 gene encoding signal transducer and activator of transcription 2-like translates to MAQWQEVQGLANTYLEQVHQLYAGSALPMAVRQSLAAWIESQNWRQAAEPLCSHARMLFHSLLVLLGERLGSLGSDREDFMLKHNLRKAHRDLQAEFEEKPERFANLVANLLQEERRILRLGQAEGQAGSAPAPSPAPESGREQQIQRRLAEFHTALQEAERAFRHLEDLQDAFDFCFKVHYQPGEERNRDPGYLQELQSLQAKLQNLDRQRREVLAQMQQLLGRSETLQELLQQELGGWRVRQQHLCLGASADTNLRPLETWFTELGQGLFQLRQLLRALGDLRQKVTYARDPLVAETPLLEQRLQEQLTHLLKSAFVVEQQPSTPNAGKRPLVLRTAGKFSSRARLLVRLHDRNHRMEARIHIDRDPPNIKGFRRFNILTSSSKTLLAGDSPQEGLVCDFQYLTLKEQKDSRAGKGKGASGEGPLVVTEELHLITFTLAYAYCGLELELEATTLPFVIISNNNQFSSAWASILWFNMLSSDPKAQQFFSSPPPAPWPRLAEVLSWQFQSVAERGLSRDNLLMLAKKLLGSKPSPDSTVAWHKFSKDGASGFSFWAWLDGILGLLQEHLKQLWKNGLILGFVSRKQEEKLLKSKRTGTFLLRFSESVLGGVTFTWVEHHETGSPTFHAVEPYTASELVSLALPDIIRDYHMSLEEKNPENPLKFLYPNIPRDEAFGPYYSQRLEGNLSESQKYLNRRLIRVSSRPPNRRQTEEELLVATENLETLQLQPRGQGTPGDLGTPQGVATSPGMPRVTPGILGTLQGVTVSPGTLQVTPENLGTLQGVTVSPGTLQVTPENLGTLQGVTVSPGTLRVTPGNLGTPQTLQMVATSPEMPQVTPGNLGTFQGMATSPGTPRVTLGNLGTPQVMATGLGTLQPQPQSLEPPQVTSGVPNLQGTLQVAPGAVGSVQVLPGGLQVASGDLGTLQGTAEPPRVPEEQGTLPAELRDLELLTGGQDMQELLLHGGQDMQELLEGLEPPSGTLGTLGTLGVAELMPDVVATLEDSLEESLEENFQLSPGSAALLAQHDPFLPQPEDSALPSVPSLFTDLPPLHIDASDFQ, encoded by the exons ATGGCGCAgtggcaggaggtgcagggctTGGCCAACACTTACCTGGAGCAGGTGCACCAGCTGTACGCGGGCTCGGCGCTGCCCATGGCCGTGCGCCAGTCCTTGGCTGCCTGGATCGAGAGCCAGAACTG GCGCCAGGCAGCGGAGCCGCTCTGCTCGCACGCCCGCATGCTGTTCCACTCCTTACTGGTCTTACTGGGAGAGcgcctgggcagcctgggctcgGACCGCGAGGATTTCATGCTGAAGCACAACCTCCGCAAGGCTCACCGCGACCTCCAG gctgagTTCGAGGAGAAGCCGGAGAGATTCGCCAACCTGGTGGCCaacctgctgcaggaggagcggCGGATCCTGCGCCTTGGGCAGGCCGAGGGGCAG GCGGGGTCGGCTCCCgcgcccagcccagccccggagAGCGGGCGGGAGCAGCAGATCCAGCGGCGCTTGGCTGAGttccacacagccctgcag GAAGCCGAACGAGCCTTCAGGCACCTGGAGGATTTGCAGGATGCCTTCGACTTCTGCTTCAAGGTGCACTACCAGCCAG GTGAGGAGAGGAACCGGGACCCCGGGTACCTCCAGGAGCTCCAATCCCTCCAAGCCAAACTGCAGAACCTGGACCGGCAGCGGCGG GAGGTGCTGGCTCAAATGCAGCAGCTTTTGGGGCGCAGTGAgaccctgcaggagctgctgcagcaggaattggGGGGCTGGAGGGTGCGGCAGCAGCACCTGTGCCTGGGGGCCTCTGCCGACACCAACCTGCGCCCGCTGGAGACCTG GTTCACGGAGTTGGGCCAGGGGTTGTTCCAGCTGCGGCAGCTCCTGCGGGCGCTGGGGGACCTGCGACAAAAGGTGACCTACGCCAGGGACCCGCTGGTGGCAGAGACgcccctgctggagcagaggctgcaggagcagctcacgCACCTGCTCAAGAG CGCCTTCGtggtggagcagcagcccagcaccccCAACGCCGGGAAGCGGCCCCTGGTGCTCCGAACCGCCGGGAAGTTCTCGAGCCGGGCCCGCCTGCTGGTGAGGCTGCACGACCGCAACCACCGCATGGAGGCCCGGATCCACATCGACAG GGACCCTCCCAACATCAAAGG GTTCCGCCGGTTCAACATCCTGACATCGAGCAGCAAAACGCTCCTGGCCGGGGACAgtccccaggaggggctggtcTGCGACTTCCAGTACCTC ACCCTGAAGGAGCagaaggacagcagggctggcaagGGCAAAGGTGCCAGCGGCGAG GGTCCCCTGGTTGTGACAGAGGAGCTGCATCTCATCACCTTCACGCTGGCTTACGCCTACTgcgggctggagctggagctggag gccACCACGCTGCCCTTTGTCATCATCTCCAACAACAACCAGTTCTCCAGTGCCTGGGCCTCCATCCTCTGGTTCAACATGCTCAGCTCTGACCCCAAG GCCCAGCAGTTCTTCTCGtccccgcccccagccccgtggcCCCGGCTGGCCGAGGTGCTGAGCTGGCAGTTCCAGAGCGTGGCCGAGCGGGGCCTCAGCCGGGACAACCTCCTGATGCTGGCCAAGAAACTCCTGG GCTCGAAGCCATCACCGGACAGCACCGTGGCCTGGCACAAGTTCTCAAAG GATGGAGCCTCCGGTTTCTCCTTCTGGGCCTGGCTGGACGGgatcctggggctgctccaggagcaccTCAAGCAGCTCTGGAAGAATGG ACTCATCCTGGGCTTCGTGAGCCGCAAGCAGGAGGAGAAACTGCTCAAGTCCAAGAGGACGGGGACGTTCCTGCTGCGCTTCAGCGAGAGCGTCCTGGGTGGTGTCACCTTCACGTGGGTGGAGCACCACGAGACAG GGTCCCCCACTTTCCACGCCGTGGAACCCTACACAGCCTCGGAGCTGGTGTCCCTGGCCCTGCCCGACATCATCCGTGACTACCACATGAGCCTGGAGGAGAAGAATCCAGAAAACCCCCTCAAGTTCCTGTACCCCAACATCCCCCGGGACGAGGCTTTCGGGCCCTACTACAGCCAGAGGCTGGAGG GGAACCTGAGCGAGTCCCAGAAGTACCTGAACCGGCGCCTCATCCGTGTGTCCTCCAG GCCGCCCAACCGGCGTCAGAccgaggaggagctgctggtggccacGGAGAACCTGGAGAcgctgcagctgcagccccgagggcaggggacacctggggacctggggacacctcagggGGTGGCCACGAGCCCAGGGATGCCACGGGTCACCCCTGGGATCCTGGGGACACTTCAAGGGGTGACCGTGAGTCCAGGGACACTTCAGGTCACCCCTGAGAATTTGGGGACACTTCAAGGGGTGACCGTGAGTCCAGGGACACTTCAGGTCACCCCTGAGAATTTGGGGACACTTCAAGGGGTGACCGTGAGTCCAGGGACACTTCGGGTCACCCCTGGGAACTTGGGGACACCTCAGACTCTGCAGATGGTGGCCACGAGCCCAGAGATGCCACAGGTCACCCCTGGGAACTTGGGGACATTTCAAGGAATGGCCACGAGCCCAGGGACACCACGGGTCACCCTTGggaacctggggacacctcaggTGATGGCCACAGGCCTGGGGACACTACAACCACAACCCCAAAGCCTGGAGCCACCACAGGTGACATCAGGAGTCCCCAACCtccaggggacactgcaggtggcaccaggagctgtggggagcgtgcaggtgctgcctggggggctgcaggtggcCTCAGGGGActtggggacactgcaggggacagcagagccaccGCGGGTCCCCGAGGAgcaggggacactgccagcagagctgagggacctggagctgctgacagggggacaggacatgcaggagctgctgctgcatggggGACAGGacatgcaggagctgctggaggggctggagccaccctcggggaccttggggacattggggacactgggagtgGCCGAGCTGATGCCGGACGTGGTGGCAACCTTGGAGGACAGCTTGGAGGAGAGCTTGGAGGAGAACTTCCAGCTGAGCCCTG GCAGCGCGGCTCTCCTGGCCCAGCACGATCCGTTCCTGCCGCAGCCCGAGGACTCGGCCCTGCCCTCGGTGCCCTCCCTGTTCACCGACCTCCCCCCGCTGCACATCGACGCCAGCGACTTCCAGTGA
- the IL23A gene encoding interleukin-23 subunit alpha: MAPLRRLCLCLLLALLPPPPAAPAPAPAPLRRPDWAACRVLSRELSRLLGAVREPYPVLEGLQLLEEEPQNWPPRIRCSDACDPLSLESNHTLCLQRIRQALQHYRDLLGSDIFQELPQPQLESTMEQLLRLVQDGHGRPPRHLLAPTDLWEQPVKRHLALKRLRSFSALIGRVFNHGAR; this comes from the exons ATGGCTCCGCTCCGCCgcctctgcctgtgcctgctcctcgcgctgctgccgccgcctcccgccgcaccggcaccggcaccggcaccgctcCGCCGGCCGGACTGGGCCGCCTGCCGGGTGCTGTCCCGGGAGCTGTCGCGGCTGCTGGGGGCGGTCAGAGAGCCGTACCCGGTGCTG gaggggctgcagctgctggaggaggaaccCCAAAATTGGCCCCCCCGGATCCGCTGCAGCGACGCCTGCGACCCCCTGAGCCTGGAGAGCAACCACACG ctctgcctgcagcgCATCCGCCAGGCGCTCCAGCACTACCGGGACCTGCTGGGCTCTGACATCTTCCAGGAGCTGCCGCAGCCGCAGCTGGAGAGCaccatggagcagctgctgcgCCTCGTGCAG gACGGGCACGGTCGCCCCCCCCGGCACCTCCTGGCCCCCACCGATCTTTGGGAGCAGCCGGTGAAGCGGCACCTGGCCCTGAAACGGCTCCGCTCCTTCTCCGCCCTCATCGGCCGCGTCTTCAACCACGGAGCCCGCTGA
- the LOC118697274 gene encoding PAN2-PAN3 deadenylation complex catalytic subunit PAN2, with protein sequence MNFEGLNPSLAEFAPPLHPALEPVLDPHLNPNLVELDPEGVALEGLPVPDPVPLMEGIYSELHTAVSEVGVPVAVAHFDLHEEMLWVGNHGGHATSFFGPTLERYSSFQVNSSDDIRQIQSLENGVLFLTKSNLKYLSRGGLIIFDYLMDESEDMHSLLLTDNNTLLVAGLQNHVLEMDLNTVQETQKYTVEVPGITIMRQSNRFFFCGHTSGKVSLRDLRTFVVEHEFDAHSGSLSDFDVHGNLLVTCGFSSRMNGLACDRFLKVYDLRMMRATTPLQVHIDPFFLRFIPTYTSRLAIISQTGQCQFCEPTGLANPADIFHVNTVGPLIMTFDVSASKQALAFGDSEGCVHLWADSPEVTFNAYSRETDFALPCMVDTLPHLDWNQDLVPLSLIPVPLTSDALLSDWPAANSAPAPRRAPPVDPEILRTMKKVGFIGYAPNPRTKLRNQIPYRLKEMDNEFDNFSQVPESPIGREEEPHLYRVAKKYRKVTIKYSKLGLEDFDFKHYNKTLFAGLEPHIPNAYCNCMIQVLYFLEPVRCLVQNHLCQKEFCLGCELGLLFHMLDLSRGDPCQGSNFLRAFRTIPEASALGLILADSDEATGKVNLGRLIQSWNRFILTQLHQETQEQEGPQAYRGAGSSSFGSSGDSVIGQLFSCEMENCSMCRCGKETVRVSSTLLFTLSYPDSTEKPAKDYEFAQILKRSICLEQNTQAWCENCEKYQPTVQTRNIRCLPDVLVINCEVNSSKEADFWKTQAEYSFQKAMMKRGGFDITKGKEISLGDWKDLGNPDTGHSYPSVEELKNIWIPHAIKMRLTKSKELDVSNWSETDELSPTDDPESVYVYDLMATVVHILDSRTGGSLVGHIKVGETYHQRKEGVTHQQWYLFNDFLIEPVDKCEAVQFDMSWKVPAILYYARRNLNSKYNLVIKNPIEASVLLAEASLARKQRKCHATFIPLMLNEMPQAGDLVGLDAEFVTLNEEEAELRSDGTKSTIKPSQMSVARITCVRGQGPNEGVPFIDDYISTQEQVVDYLTQYSGIKPGDLDAKISSKHLTTLKSTYLKLRFLIDVGVKFVGHGLQKDFRVINLMVPKDQVIDTVYLFHIPRKRMISLRFLAWYFLDLKIQGETHDSIEDARTALQLYRKYLELSPQGAEPEEFRKVLKGLYEKGRKLDWKVPEPDSQSSPKHGAVFPPVLAL encoded by the exons ATGAACTTCGAGGGCCTCAACCCCTCCCTGGCCGAGTTCGCTCCTCCCCTGCACCCCGCGCTGGAGCCGGTGCTGGACCCGCACCTGAACCCCAACCTGGTGGAGCTGGACCCCGAGGGGGTGGCCCTGGAGGGGCTCCCGGTGCCCGACCCCGTGCCCCTGATGGAGGGCATCTACAGCGAGCTGCACACGGCCGTCTCTGAGGTCGGCGTGCCCGTGGCCGTGGCGCACTTCGACCTGCACGAGGAGATGCTCTGGGTCGGCAACCACGGG GGCCACGCCACCTCCTTCTTCGGGCCCACTCTGGAGCGCTACTCCTCCTTCCAGGTGAACAGCAGCGACGACATCCGCCAGATCCAGAGCCTGGAGAACGGCGTCCTCTTCCTCACCAAATCCAACCTCAAGTACCTGTCCCGGGGAGGCCTCATCATTTTCGACTACCT CATGGACGAATCCGAGGACATGCACAGCCTCCTGCTGACGGACAACAACACCCTGCTGGTGGCTGGGCTGCAGAACCATGTGCTGGAGATGGACCTCAACACTGTCCAGGAGACACAGAAg TACACTGTGGAGGTGCCCGGCATCACCATCATGAGGCAATCCAACCGCTTCTTCTTCTGCGGCCACACCTCAGGCAAG GTGTCCCTGCGTGACCTGCGCACCTTCGTGGTGGAGCACGAGTTTGACGCCCACTCCGGGAGCCTGTCGGACTTTGACGTGCACGGGAACCTGCTGGTGACCTGTGGCTTCTCCAGCCGCATGAACGGCCTGGCCTGTGACCGTTTCCTCAAGGTCTATGACCTCAGGATGATGAGGGCCACCACCCCCCTGCAGGTCCACATCGACCCCTTCTTCCTGCGCTTCATCCCCACCTACACCTCCCGCCTGGCCATCATCTCCCAGACAG gccAGTGCCAGTTCTGTGAGCCCACCGGGCTGGCCAACCCCGCCGACATCTTCCACGTCAACACCGTGGGGCCGCTCATCATGACCTTCGACGTGAGCGCCAGCAAGCAGGCGCTGGCTTTTGGTGACTCTGAGGGCTGTGTCCACCTCTGGGCTGACTCCCCAGAGGTCACTTTCAACGCCTACTCCCGTGAGACCGACTTTGCCCTGCCCTGCATGGTGGACACGCTGCCACACCTGGATTGGAACCAGGATTTGGTGCCTCTGTCGTTGATCCCGGTGCCGCTGACCAGCGACGCGTTGCTCTCCGACTGGCCGGCCGCCAACTCGGCCCCAGCACCGAG GCGAGCCCCCCCGGTGGATCCCGAGATCCTGCGCACCATGAAGAAGGTGGGGTTCATCGGCTACGCCCCAAACCCCAGGACCAAGCTCCGTAACCAG ATTCCTTACAGGTTAAAGGAGATGGACAACGAGTTTGACAACTTCAGCCAAGTCCCCGAGTCCCCGATCGGGCGTGAGGAGGAGCCACATCTCTACAGGGTGGCCAAGAAGTACAGGAAG GTCACCATCAAATACTCcaagctggggctggaggattTTGATTTCAAGCATTACAACAAGACGCTGTTcgcagggctggagccccacaTTCCCAACGCTTACTGCAACTGCATGAtccag GTCCTGTATTTCCTGGAGCCAGTTCGCTGCCTGGTCCAGAACCACCTGTGCCAGAAGGAATTCTGCTtgggctgtgagctgggctTGCTCTTCCACATGCTGGATTTGTCCAGAGGAGATCCCTGCCag GGCAGCAATTTTCTGCGGGCTTTCCGCACCATCCCGGAGGCGTCGGCTCTGGGCTTGATCCTGGCAGATTCAGATGAAGCCACGGGGAAGGTGAACCTGGGGAGGCTGATTCAGAGCTGGAACCGCTTCATCCTGACTCAGCTGCACCAGGAAACCCAAGAGCAGGAGGGACCCCAGGCCTACaggggggctggcagcag cagctttggCTCCTCGGGGGACTCTGTGATCGGGCAGCTGTTCAGTTGTGAGATGGAGAACTGCAGCATGTGCCGCTGTGGGAAGGAGACTGTCCGTGTGTCCTCCACGCTGCTCTTCACCCTCTCCTACCCCGACAGCACCG AAAAACCAGCCAAGGATTACGAGTTCGCCCAAATTTTAAAGCGCAGCATCTGCTTGGAGCAGAACACGCAAGCCTGGTGTGAGAACTGTGAGAAGTACCAGCCCACG GTGCAGACCAGGAACATCCGCTGCCTGCCAGACGTGCTGGTCATTAACTGTGAGGTGAACAGCTCCAAGGAGGCAGATTTCTGGAAGACACAGGCTGAG TATTCCTTTCAGAAAGCCATGATGAAGAGAGGAGGCTTTGACATCACCAAGGGAAAGGAGATCTCTCTTGGAGACTG GAAGGATCTGGGGAACCCCGACACGGGGCATTCGTATCCTTCCGTGGAGGAACTGAAGAACATTTGGATCCCTCACGCCATCAAGATGAGGTTGACCAAGAGCAAAGAGCTCGATGTGAGCAACTGGAGCGAGACCGATGAG CTGAGCCCAACAGACGACCCCGAGTCCGTGTACGTCTACGACCTCATGGCCACCGTTGTCCACATCCTGGATTCCCGCACTGGGGGCAGCCTGGTGGGGCACATCAAGGTGGGAGAGACCTACCACCAACGCAAGGAG GGAGTCACTCACCAGCAGTGGTACCTCTTCAACGACTTCCTCATCGAGCCTGTGGACAAG TGCGAAGCTGTGCAGTTTGACATGAGCTGGAAGGTTCCAGCCATCCTCTACTATGCCAGGAGGAACCTCAACTCCAAGTACAACCTCGTCA tCAAGAACCCCATCGAGGCCAGCGTGCTCCTGGCTGAGGCGTCCCTGGCCCGCAAGCAGCGCAAGTGCCACGCCACCTTCATCCCCCTGATGCTCAACGAGATGCCCCAAGCTGGAGACCTGGTGGGGTTGGACGCCGAGTTCGTCACGCTCAACGAG GAGGAGGCCGAGCTGCGCAGTGATGGCACCAAGTCCACCATCAAGCCCAGCCAGATGTCGGTGGCCCGCATCACCTGCGTGCGTGGGCAGGGTCCCAACGAGGGTGTGCCCTTCATCGACGACTACATCTCCACCCAGGAACAG GTGGTGGATTACCTGACCCAATACTCCGGGATCAAGCCAGGAGATTTGGATGCCAAGATCTCCTCCAAGCACCTGACCACCCTCAAATCCACCTACCTGAAGCTGCGTTTCCTCATCGATGTGGGAGTCAAGTTCGTGGGCCACGGGCTGCAGAAGGATTTCCGTGTCATCAACCTGATG GTGCCCAAGGACCAGGTGATCGACACCGTGTACCTGTTCCACATCCCGAGGAAGAGGATGATCTCCCTGCGCTTCCTCGCCTGGTACTTCCTGG ACCTGAAGATCCAGGGGGAGACCCACGACAGCATCGAGGACGCGCGGACGGCGCTGCAGCTCTACCGCAAGTACCTGGAGCTGAGCCCGCAGGGCGCGGAGCCCGAGGAGTTCCGCAAGGTGCTCAAGGGGCTCTACGAGAAGGGCCGAAAGCTGGACTGGAAGGTGCCCGAGCCCgacagccagagcagccccaagC ACGGGGCCGTGTTCCCGCCGGTGCTGGCCCTGTGA
- the LOC118697275 gene encoding protein canopy homolog 2, producing the protein MRDRVPGICGALRMRDQIPGICGAPGMLLGLALALASLLPAAGARRSQDLHCGACRALVDELEWEIAQVDPRKTIQMGSFRINPDGSQSVVEVPYARSEAHLTELLERVCEKMKEYGEKLDPATQRKSYVRVISHDGTKMDLSGVKFDGDVINSLKFACESIAEEYEDELIEFLSHEADNVKDRLCSKRTDLCDHALHIPHDEL; encoded by the exons ATGCGGGACCGGGTCCCGGGAATCTGCGGAGCCCTGAGGATGCGAGACCAGATCCCGGGAATCTGCGGAGCCCCGGGGATGCTGCTCGGCCTGGCCCTGGCCTTGGCATCGCTGCTGCCCGCGGCCGGAGCACGCCGGAGCCAGGACCTGCACTGCGGAG CCTGCCGGGCGCTGGTGGATGAGCTGGAGTGGGAAATTGCCCAGGTGGATCCCAGAAAAACCATCCAGATGGGCTCGTTCCGCATCAACCCCGACGGCAGCCAGTCCGTGGTGGAG GTGCCGTACGCCCGGTCCGAGGCGCACCTGACGGAGCTGCTGGAGCGGGTGTGCGAGAAGATGAAGGAGTACGGGGAGAAGCTGGACCCGGCCACGCAGCGCAAGAGCTACGTCAGAGTCATCTCCCATGATGGCACCAAGATGGACCTGTCCGGGGTCAAATTCGACGGGGACGTCATCAACAGCCTGAAATTCGCT TGCGAGAGCATCGCTGAGGAGTACGAGGACGAGCTGATCGAGTTTCTGTCACACGAGGCTGACAATGTCAAGGACCGGCTCTGCAGCAAGAGGACGG ACCTGTGTGACCACGCACTGCACATCCCACACGACGAGCTGTGA